GTCAGTGTATGGAGCATGTTCCTTACTAACGAACAACTTGTTGTAGATCATACCGTTGTGGAAGAACTTGTAAGCGCTCTTTTCTCTGGCATTCACCTTGGCAACATATTCATTGTATCTATCTTCAGTGATGGTGGCATACAAGTAGTCTGGATGGACCACAATGGCTTGACCACCCTTTTGACCGAAACCGAAAGAGGTGATGGACACTGCTCTGACACCGTCGGTCTTCAAAGTCTTGGATGGATACAAAACATATTCAAATTGCTCCAAAATCTTGTCAACGTTATCAGCGTTACGGTTACCTGGAATGATACCGCTGTTCAAAATTTGCAGAGCACCGTTCATCATCCATGCACCGGCAGCACCCTTTGGATGACCAGTCAAAAACTTCTGGAAAACACCGATGACGGGGTTACCTTCAGATCTACCCAAATGCTTCATCATTTCATTGATTGTAGCAGATTCGTTCTTATCATTAGCCTTAGTTGATGTACCATGGAATGAGGCGACACCCAAGTCATCAATAGTTAACCCATAAGTAGCCAAGGCTCCCCTCAATGGGGCGATGCGTGGATCCCTCTTAAAGAAATCGTTACCCCATTGTTGTTGTGCAGCCCTCAATTGATTTTCAGCTTCATTATGAATTTCTCTGGTACGTTCGAGCAAGAATTCGTTCTGATCTTCGCTTGGAATTTCTTCAGCCTCCAGTTTCAAAGCTTCCAATTCGTTCTCTACCCAATCTTTAATTTGAGCTTCACGGGTAACTAATTGACGTTTTCTGTACTTCATGTTCAAGTTTGGTGAAGCATATTTGACGCTGGAATGGTGCTCACGAGCAGTGGTCAAAATACCCTTACCTGGAGCAGGAACAGATCTACCAATCTTGTCAGTGGCGGTGGCGGCCATGGCAACAATACCGTAAATTGGAACACCCATCTTCAAAGCTAGATCAGCTTGCATAATGATTTGAATACCAGCACCTTGAGCTTCCATGAACCCGTTACGGGTTGTAGTAGCAGGTCTGGACATCTCTGCTGGAGTACGGCCGTGTTCAAACTCTTCCAAAGTGTTGGAAGTAGCCTTCATGTtaccaaattcaaaagatcCCTCTTCTTGGAAATCATCGTAACCACCAACAATACAAATTCTAGCCTTACCAGACAAGATGGTTTCCACACCAATATCAACAGATTCCACAGATGTGGCACAGGCACCAACAGGCGTTTTTATTGGAccagatgaagaaatcaataaCATATTAACCCAAGCGGACATGGTGTTGATGAACGATTCTTGTAAAATATCGTTCTGAACAGGTTCATCCTTGAAACGATCCTTGAACATTCCACGCAAGGCAGAAACACCACCCATACCAGAACCAGAACAATTACCAACTTCAGAAACATGTACGTACTTGTACATTTCGTATGGATCGGTGATACCAGATGCAATAAAGGCCTCCACAACAGAAACCAAAACGAACAATGTGATTGGGTCAACTTGAGAAATGATGTCATCAGAAATACCGTAAGTCTTCGCACTCCACCCGGTTGGAATTTGACCAGCAACCAAACGATCGAATCTCAAAGCTTTTGGAATATATAAGGTAGCACCCTTTAACAACTTAACAGAGTATTCCCCTGTTTCTGGGATTTCAAAGACATCCACCTTATCACCATGTTGATGCTTAAATTGCTCAGCAGTTTCCTTAGAAGCCTCAAATGGCTCCAAGTCTTCTTCGACAATAACTTCTTGGAtcatttccttcttttctggATTATACCCGTTGAATAATTCTGCTTCGATCAATCTGATACCACTGTGCTCTAAGATAGATGATTCGTACTTTGCCTTAACGTCCTTGTCGTCAACTGGTTCCTTTGTCTTGGAATCAACCCAACCGGTATATGGACGACCCTTCAAGTTACCGTTATGATATGAAATGAAACCCATAATCCAAGCCATTTCAACGCAACCttccaaagaaaattcacCAAAGGCTTCCATTTCCCATCTTGTTCTGGCAGAACCCCATGGGCCGACTTCAGCAAAACCAGTAACAACAATAACTCTCTCCAAATCTAATAACCCTTCAAGTTCAGCAGGGGCAATCTTTTTGACCTGCTTATATGGTTTCAATTCTGGGAAGTCCAATTGAATGTTAGCTCTTGGCTGTACTTCGACTTGAGCATATGCAGCGTCGGCACCGTTACCGTTAACGACCTTATGTTCCAAAGCAGTTTCAATGGAAACTGCCTTTCTAACTTCTGAAGTTTCGACCAACTCCTTACGTAATTTAGCAGTGAATTCCTTCAAGTCAGGAACAAATTGTAACCCACCGTTTAAGTCAGCCATAACAGGAGATTTTTGACACAATTCGACAACTTCTGGAGTCAGCAAACCCAATAGATTGAAAgccatttctttttgagaGAAAGTACGAACACCCATCTTTTCAATCCCTTCAGCAATGATGTTATTAGCACTCATTAAACCAGTACCTCTAGTCCAACCAATAATAGCACCACAAATGGTCAATTGGTTAGCCCAAGATTCAGAATGCCATCTGTTAAATAAAGTTTCCAAAGACAACTTAGACTCTGAATACATACCATCACCACCAAAAGTACCATGGTTTGGAGACATTGGTAAGATGACTTGAGCTGGTCTAGTTTCAACACCTCTAGCAGATTTTTGCTTCTTGACACAACCCATCATTCTCAAGATATTGGTTAACATGATTCTATGAGCAAATTCAGACTTGGAATCAATGTGTTCCAATTCAATACCTTGTTCTGGAATGGCAGCAAATGGAATTATGGCATCCAAATCCCAATTCAAACCACCATTCTTTTCGGTGTCGTAGATAAATTCTATCAAAGCTTCAACATCCTGTTTAGAACCTTGGTTGAATGGAACAACAATTAAAGTAGAACCCTTGGCACCATACTTGGCGTAAATTGATTGGTAGTAGTCAGTAACTTGTTTAGAGAAGCGAGATGTCGTAACAATAACTTTAGCACCACCTTGCAACAAACCTTGTAAGACCTCAGCACCAATAGAGCCCTTACCTGCACCAGTTATCAGAACATATTTGTCCTTAAAGGTAACACCATTGAAGGCAGCCTTTTCCAAACCatccaagaaaagagaCGATAGTTGACGGTCATATTTCCAATCCCCAGCAGGagtcttttttcttaagtGTAAGAATGGAATAGTTTCTCTTGGAATAGTTGAAGACACTGTTTTAGATATAGTAGACTTGTTTGGCAAAGATGCAACTTCTTTAGTGGAGTCTTTGTCCAAAGCATCCTCAACATCCATACCAGCTAGTTGAGTGGTTTGAGAAGGATCGATTTCTTTGGAACTTTCCAAGAACTTAACCAAATCGCtgtataatttttcaaattccaCTCTTGTGGAGCTTGAAATATCTTGCTTGTCAGCTTGAGCACTGATAGCCTTGTAAACACGAGtcaaatcttcttcaatagtTGGTTGGGAGTCCTTAGTGATTGGACCACCAAGGGCCATTTCTTGTACGTATTGAGATAGTTTTCTCACCTTTTCTCTTGGCTCTTCTGAGTATGTGATATTACCATTTTTGTCAATTCCAGTTTTTGGACCGGTTGGCTTAGCAACATCTTTGTAGACTGGGTCAACATCCAAAACTTGTTTACAattttcaatcaattgTTCACCAAGGGTCTTGACCAATTGGTAGTTTTCACCTTTGGTTTCATCAGTATTAGAGATATGGTATTCCATGAACTTAATCAAAGCATCGTTGGATCTGTTCATGATATTAATAGCTTCGCTAACAACTTCTCTGTCAacattcttcaaaacaCCGTGGATTATCTCGAAATATAATGACAACAAAGATTGTTTGGCCCAATTCCATGAGGAATCAAAAGTTCTAGCTTTCTTTCTAGAGAAAGAAGTAGCGACAccattgataaaaaattcacCTAATTCAGCATTTAGGTAATCTAATTGAGCTTGCAGTTCAGTGACAgtgtctttttctttcaagaatTTCCTTTCACCGTTATCCAAGTCCATTTTCAAGTAACGAGCCAACACTTGTAATTGTTGACGGGCTAAAATCTTGTGGTCCTTGGtgatttcttccaaagCGCCAGCATCAATCATGGCAGCACCGGCAGCAGGACCGGCACCGGCGGCAGCAGCAGCACTAGCAGTGGATGATAAGTCAACACCAACAATGGAAGCGTATTTTTGAGCCATGGAGTCCAAGAAAGCCTTTGCATCAGCTTCAGAACCTAGACGGGCTGCGGGCTCATTGGATAAAGCTACCAAAAGAACACCATCTTGCCTACCAGATGGAAGTCCCCAACGGGTTTGTAAGTACTTTCTAGCGACCGTAATCGTAAACCCACCAGGCATCTTTGAAGAGATCAATCTCGATAACAAGGAAGAGGATTGCTTACCTAACGCACCAGAGAAGGTATCTTGGAAAGTTTCTGCCAATTCTTCTAATGGAGTTTCTTCTGGCTTTTCTGGAGTAGTACCGAATTCCTTACCTAAGTCACccaaaatttcattttggaCAGTAGATTTACCACCAACCAAGTCTTTGATGGTCTTGGACATTGGGATGGAATCTAATGGTTTCTTCAGTTTATGGGCAACCAAAACATGTAACAGCAGAGAGGCCTTCACGGGTTCATCAGCAATTTCAGCAACTGCGGCTGCTGgggctgctgctgctgcagGAGCTGGAGCTGCCACGGCTGGGGCAGGAGCACTAGCTGCTGGAGCCGGAGCTGCTGCTTCGTCTTTAGCAGGTTCTTCCTTTGCAGCTAGTTCCGATGGATCTGGGGTATAATAAATTTCTCTGGCATCCTTGGAGTAGCACAAGATTTCTCTGTGCAAAGATAAAGCAGCATCGTAAGACTCgtatttattcttcaagGTTCTTTGAGCCATCCCAGCCAAAGTGGGAGAAGGACCAATTTCAACGACTCTTTCAGTATTGAAATCTTTTAGAAAGACATCTTGAGTTTCAATCCATCTCACAGGGGAGGCAAATTGATAAGCTAACAATTCAGTTAGCAAAATATGAGCTAATTCTTGCTCAACTTCAGGCTTCATAACGATATTATTTTAGTTGATGCTGTTGTGACCTTAAGCAGATTAAGTTATACCTTATTAGAAAACTAATTAAGCAGATAGAAGTGATGGGTACACTTCAGTTGCATGAGTTTTATATGAGGAACATCCGTTTAGAAACAACTTGTTGTCCAACATCTGCAAACTGCCCAACAATCCGTGCCTTAGTGAGATTTCGGTCGTAACGTTACGAGGCGAGTGAGGTAGCATGTGAAAACGAgaaaggtaaaaaaaaatggttgGATTTTGTCAAGCAAAGGTCAGTTCTTTTGCGGGTAATGCTCGGTATCGCTTGTTTGTATAACTTTGACTGTAGCCAGAGTGTAGGTTGGCCATGTTGAAAGCATAATGAATAAGCAAGGACTAATTAATTGAACTCACAGgccaaagaagaaatttatAGAATAGTAACTAATAGGTGGAAATATTAAGATCGATATAGATATACAAAAAGAGGAGTTCAAATGGAATAAAACAGAGAAAATAGGTGAGATCAACGTGTTTTTACAACGGCTGGCACCACGACAACAATGACAACTACCACGATGATTGCAAAGACAATCAACCAACATCTGatcttgttttttcttgccCTTCTGGCGCTCTTTACAGCTTTGTCTGTGTGTGCAACACCTTGTTCGACGTCTAGTTGAGCGTCTTCAACGTTCTTGTCAATGACGTCGACATTTTCCTGCTGTTCTATTACCAGTTCTTCCATGTCATTGAACAGTTGAGTTAGTTCAGCCATTGACTTTTCCAGTTTCAATAACTCCTGGTGCCTTGCCTGAACTTCCGCGAGAGCAGTTTTCGCTTCCCCGCGCCTATTTGCGTTCAATAGCGCTTGTGAGAAGATTTGTTGACCCCCTACATCACTTATGGCAGCTTCAACCTCATCCTCGGTAGCTTCTGGCTGGATGATCATATACTGCCTTTTCGCTTGCTCTTTATTCTCTTCCTTGTAGTTGGAATCCACAATTCTGTAGTCCTGGATCAGCTTTAAAAACCTCTGCCTTGAGTTTTCTGCCTGGGCTTGTTTGTTAGTGTCGTGTATACCATCCCTTTGAGCACTTTTAATCTCGTTTTTCAGTTTAAACTGCAAGTCTGCGGCTTGTGCAACGAAGTTGTCTAAGGAATGTCTCAAATGACTTGCTTGCTCCTCATTAACCTCGGTCAGCAGTCTCTTGTGCAAAGAATCAATTTGGTTGATAGTATGGTCGTACTTATCGAGATCGCGGTTGATTTGACCTATCTTGTTCATGAACCCCACAAAATCGTGTCCATCTGCACCTACTGCACTAGAACCTTCGTCCAATTCGTACGACTCTTCAAAAGGGGTCTCCAACTGGTATGGGTTGTTATAACTCATTTACTTTGTTTCTATTTTCGGTTGCCCCAGTGAATGAAAAACGGTTTCCTTTCAAGTATACACAGCTTTTATTGTAAACGCCAAATACTGCGTGAAATATGCtctctttgtttttgaacTGAGAATTAGTAGTCTATTCCCTTGCGACGACCACGATATAACTTAAGTTAGTTCTTGACGTTTTTACGACAAGTAAGATCCtgttacttttctttttttgtattcGCGTTTCACAGACActaattttcttctctttaaCGGGTAAAAAGTGGATTCTCTCATGCGCACAGCCTGCATATCGTCTTTTGTCGTTAACGTGTAGAAAAAGGCTGGCTATACTTTTTCTCACTCTTAACTCTTCGTacaaagataaaaaaatgaagcCACTAGGTTATTTGTCACTTAACACGAATATGATACAGTTCAATCCTTCTCCAAATAGTCCATTAATCGCTTGACCTTTTCAACGTTATATCTCACCTGAGGTAGTTCCTGCTGAGTTTCATATAGTTCACTCAGCGAGGTCACGTAGTCATGCTTGATGTTACCCCAGTTGGTCTGTGCGGCTTGATGATTGGACTCGTCAGCATTATCGTAGTTCTTATATTGATGTTCCTTCATTCTGGCTTGAAGAACGCCGATTCTTCCATCCAGATGTGTCAGATAGTCATCCCTTGAGTTGTTGTACAGCTCGTTTATCTTGGCGGGGCCCGTTTGCCTCAACTGGGCCACCTTAACGGTCTCATCTTCCCATTCTTGGTACATCTTCCTAACTTGCTCATTCAGATCCAGATCGAAGGGCTCCATGTACTTTTCTTGTGATTCCATAATCAGCTGCTTCACTGTTTTGCCTACTGTGTCGGCATTGACCACTTCTAATGATTTGGAAGCCATCGTCATGGCGCTCAGAAGAAATTCCTGTAATTGTATTTGAACCTCTCTCCTAACAGCATCGTCGTCGTGGTCCTTCTTCGGAAGATGCAAATCGGTTTTTTCCTCTAAGATATCATGAAACTGGTGGTATATGCTTCGAAGCTGTTCAACAGTTACGTCCAACTTTTTAGACTGACCTTGTGACATGATTTAGCGtgattttatatacctAGCTTTGTTGCTATAGCAAAGGAAAGATTTAGGACCGTGGACACGTCTGATTATATGTCCCTCCAAATGCTCAGCCTGCTTATTGTACTcgtttgtttatttttctgcATTTTCGCACGCACAAGGAATCGCGGCAAAGTCCTCCAatcattatatttttttttcataatgtATCAGGAACGTTCGTTCACCCAACTGATAACAAAAGAATCATGACAATCAAAGTTAACAAAAGGCTGCCATCTCAATTGGATCTATGTAGTTACTTATGTGTATATTGTTGCCACCTTGTTCAGTCTGGTCTGCTAGGCTCAATAGAGTATTCTCCCTGACATGTAGTGACTGAAGTGTTTTTCTATATTCTTCCTTGACGAGAAACGAAAGAACGTGGAAGAACCGTAAAAAAGTAAGGAAATTTGCATGATCTCTTATTGGGCAACGTTGTTCACCCCAATCCGTTTAATTCTTTCCGGCTAGGTTGTATTGTTTAACCTAAAAGCAGCAGCACTTGAACACTGCAAATTTTACCCGGTACGCATCTTCTCGCTAAGAAATATTCCTTAGTGAAAGAGTGATTAGTTAAAAAAGGAATACAGATAACCtactatttttcttctttgcttgcaaaaaaagtagataaatatataacaAAGCAAGAGTCGGAGGAGGAAAGGGTCCATTCTATTATCTCTGTAAACATGTCAACGCAACTCGCAAGTAACATATATGCTCCATTGTACGCTCCCTTTTTCGGGTTTGCAGGTTGTGCAGCTGCCATGGTGCTTTCCTGTTTAGGAGCTGCCATCGGTACAGCTAAGTCAGGTATTGGTATTTCAGGTATTGGTACTTTCAAGCCAGAATTGATCATGAAATCTTTGATTCCTGTGGTTATGAGTGGTATCCTAGCCATTTATGGGCTTGTTGTGGCCGTTTTAATTGCAGGTAATTTATCTCCTACCGAAGATTatactcttttcaatggGTTCATGCACTTGAGTTGTGGGCTCTGCGTGGGATTTGCCTGCTTGAGTAGTGGCTACGCCATTGGTATGGTCGGTGATGTTGGTGTTAGAAAATACATGCACCAGCCAAGGCTTTTCGTCGGTATCGTTTTGATTCTTATTTTCTCCGAAGTTCTAGGGTTATATGGTATGATTGTAGCTTTAATTTTGAACACTAGAGGCTCTGAATGAGTCTAGAGGtcgaagaaataaaaactaatcaaatataaaaaaaattttctcatATACACGCACCATCTCTTTTCACATATGTATAGAATatagtatatattataatattgctatgtatatatttgatAATCGATAATCATTCGAAAGAACGGTATCATAAGACTTTGAAGTGTGCCAACCTACTGGTATCtcttttcagttttttttttttttttttttttttactatCAACAATCACGCAGacatttattttatttgtatACATAACGATATTTCTGCCCTAAAGTACAAAAATGCTTATTCGGTAGTATCCATGGCATCAGGATCAGTTGATTTAGCACTAGATATTTGAACGTTGCCCTGATCATCAATGTATTGTGACTCGTTTTCCTGGACATACTTCACAGATCTAGCGCTGtccaaaaataacaaataaGCCCTTTTGACATCTTCTACTTCGACGGTGTtgcttttccttttcatagCAATTTGCTGAGCAACGGAAATCAGGTTGCTGCTATACCGCAAACTAGTTTCCACACCAGTTTTAGTCAATAGATCCAAGGCATCTGACGATAATTCAACCTCTTCCTCTTGTGCCCTTATAGACaaaattgtttttatttcctGTTCGTTATAATTTCTAGTTGTGATGATGATCGATCTGTCCAAAAGATCGAGAGGCAACCCATGTGGAGATTTGTAAGTGGTCCCTCTAGTCTTGGAAACTCCTCTGTTCGTAGCCATCATGACAATAGGAGCAAACTCATCTTCCAAAGCTCTATTTATGAATGAAAAACATTCAATATCCAACATATGAACTTCATCGATGAATAATACACCAGGGACTATTTCAGCtttgccttcttctttccattCTGCCACTTTTGTGTTTATTTGGTCTCTTACTTCTGACCTAATTTCACCAGTGTCACCAGTGAACAATGCCAAAAACCCTTGAGTTCTTGAATTGATAACATCAATCTCATGTAAGGAGACCGTGTGAACCACtgttttcctcttttgtAGTTCCCCTTCCGGACATTGGACAAATCTGGTATCAGCACCCATGGCATCGTAGTCTCTGGATCTAGCAAAGGATCTGCCTAGCTTGGTAATCTTCCCGCTGGCCTTATCAATAGAAATAACATCGCCAGCTAGTACCTTTTCTTTAGTTAGACCATCAATCATTTTATTACCTAGTTCATAGATTGTTTCCATATCGGTAGTCTTAATAGTCAGTTTACCTTGCTTGTGACCACCTGTAATAGATCTGTCAATTTGAATTTCCACAACTTCACCTTCAATCAATTCTgtctcttctttgattttgattcCAATGGATTTCCTAAAGGCTTGAGTGAGTGCTTCAGTTTTACTCAGTTCTAGAGAAAAGATTTCTGAACCTGCAATAGCAGTGAAAGGTACATCTTTTCCTAGAGATTGAGAAACACCCATGGCAAGGGCAGTCTTACCGGTGGAAGGAGGGCCCGCCACCAAGACAGCCCTACCTGCTATGGTTCCATTCTGAACCATTTTTAGTATCACACCAGCAGCACGACGGGCTTGCAACTGCCCGACCATACCTTCAGATGTAGGACGTGGTTGCAAATTCTCATCTAAACCTAAACCTGTAATATGGGAGTGTGCAGCAATCAAGGATAATGACTTTAAATCTGATGTTTCATTTGGGTCACTAGTTTGGATCGACATGCTGATGAATGGtaagttcttttttcttttcttttgaaagtaaCTCGCGCTGGTCTTCTGTGAAAAGCAATAGAGTATTTCCAACTAACTTAGTTCCTTTCGACCGTGTGCTctgtatatgtatatagtTTTTATTTAGATTTCTATCCTTTCCTCTATTGAAAACCTTCAAAAAGCtcgttgaaaaaataattttcaGCTTTCCTTTAGAAACGGTCACGTGGGAATCATTAAGGTATAAGATGTTAGGTTGTGTTGAACAAAAGAGTTGAAATAAGTACTATATAGGTTACTTGTT
The DNA window shown above is from Saccharomyces mikatae IFO 1815 strain IFO1815 genome assembly, chromosome: 6 and carries:
- the NSL1 gene encoding MIND complex subunit NSL1 (similar to Saccharomyces cerevisiae NSL1 (YPL233W); ancestral locus Anc_6.259), which produces MSQGQSKKLDVTVEQLRSIYHQFHDILEEKTDLHLPKKDHDDDAVRREVQIQLQEFLLSAMTMASKSLEVVNADTVGKTVKQLIMESQEKYMEPFDLDLNEQVRKMYQEWEDETVKVAQLRQTGPAKINELYNNSRDDYLTHLDGRIGVLQARMKEHQYKNYDNADESNHQAAQTNWGNIKHDYVTSLSELYETQQELPQVRYNVEKVKRLMDYLEKD
- the RVB2 gene encoding RuvB family ATP-dependent DNA helicase reptin (similar to Saccharomyces cerevisiae RVB2 (YPL235W); ancestral locus Anc_6.261) — encoded protein: MSIQTSDPNETSDLKSLSLIAAHSHITGLGLDENLQPRPTSEGMVGQLQARRAAGVILKMVQNGTIAGRAVLVAGPPSTGKTALAMGVSQSLGKDVPFTAIAGSEIFSLELSKTEALTQAFRKSIGIKIKEETELIEGEVVEIQIDRSITGGHKQGKLTIKTTDMETIYELGNKMIDGLTKEKVLAGDVISIDKASGKITKLGRSFARSRDYDAMGADTRFVQCPEGELQKRKTVVHTVSLHEIDVINSRTQGFLALFTGDTGEIRSEVRDQINTKVAEWKEEGKAEIVPGVLFIDEVHMLDIECFSFINRALEDEFAPIVMMATNRGVSKTRGTTYKSPHGLPLDLLDRSIIITTRNYNEQEIKTILSIRAQEEEVELSSDALDLLTKTGVETSLRYSSNLISVAQQIAMKRKSNTVEVEDVKRAYLLFLDSARSVKYVQENESQYIDDQGNVQISSAKSTDPDAMDTTE
- the VMA11 gene encoding H(+)-transporting V0 sector ATPase subunit c' (similar to Saccharomyces cerevisiae VMA11 (YPL234C); ancestral locus Anc_6.260), encoding MSTQLASNIYAPLYAPFFGFAGCAAAMVLSCLGAAIGTAKSGIGISGIGTFKPELIMKSLIPVVMSGILAIYGLVVAVLIAGNLSPTEDYTLFNGFMHLSCGLCVGFACLSSGYAIGMVGDVGVRKYMHQPRLFVGIVLILIFSEVLGLYGMIVALILNTRGSE
- the FAS2 gene encoding trifunctional fatty acid synthase subunit FAS2 (similar to Saccharomyces cerevisiae FAS2 (YPL231W); ancestral locus Anc_6.257), translated to MKPEVEQELAHILLTELLAYQFASPVRWIETQDVFLKDFNTERVVEIGPSPTLAGMAQRTLKNKYESYDAALSLHREILCYSKDAREIYYTPDPSELAAKEEPAKDEAAAPAPAASAPAPAVAAPAPAAAAAPAAAVAEIADEPVKASLLLHVLVAHKLKKPLDSIPMSKTIKDLVGGKSTVQNEILGDLGKEFGTTPEKPEETPLEELAETFQDTFSGALGKQSSSLLSRLISSKMPGGFTITVARKYLQTRWGLPSGRQDGVLLVALSNEPAARLGSEADAKAFLDSMAQKYASIVGVDLSSTASAAAAAGAGPAAGAAMIDAGALEEITKDHKILARQQLQVLARYLKMDLDNGERKFLKEKDTVTELQAQLDYLNAELGEFFINGVATSFSRKKARTFDSSWNWAKQSLLSLYFEIIHGVLKNVDREVVSEAINIMNRSNDALIKFMEYHISNTDETKGENYQLVKTLGEQLIENCKQVLDVDPVYKDVAKPTGPKTGIDKNGNITYSEEPREKVRKLSQYVQEMALGGPITKDSQPTIEEDLTRVYKAISAQADKQDISSSTRVEFEKLYSDLVKFLESSKEIDPSQTTQLAGMDVEDALDKDSTKEVASLPNKSTISKTVSSTIPRETIPFLHLRKKTPAGDWKYDRQLSSLFLDGLEKAAFNGVTFKDKYVLITGAGKGSIGAEVLQGLLQGGAKVIVTTSRFSKQVTDYYQSIYAKYGAKGSTLIVVPFNQGSKQDVEALIEFIYDTEKNGGLNWDLDAIIPFAAIPEQGIELEHIDSKSEFAHRIMLTNILRMMGCVKKQKSARGVETRPAQVILPMSPNHGTFGGDGMYSESKLSLETLFNRWHSESWANQLTICGAIIGWTRGTGLMSANNIIAEGIEKMGVRTFSQKEMAFNLLGLLTPEVVELCQKSPVMADLNGGLQFVPDLKEFTAKLRKELVETSEVRKAVSIETALEHKVVNGNGADAAYAQVEVQPRANIQLDFPELKPYKQVKKIAPAELEGLLDLERVIVVTGFAEVGPWGSARTRWEMEAFGEFSLEGCVEMAWIMGFISYHNGNLKGRPYTGWVDSKTKEPVDDKDVKAKYESSILEHSGIRLIEAELFNGYNPEKKEMIQEVIVEEDLEPFEASKETAEQFKHQHGDKVDVFEIPETGEYSVKLLKGATLYIPKALRFDRLVAGQIPTGWSAKTYGISDDIISQVDPITLFVLVSVVEAFIASGITDPYEMYKYVHVSEVGNCSGSGMGGVSALRGMFKDRFKDEPVQNDILQESFINTMSAWVNMLLISSSGPIKTPVGACATSVESVDIGVETILSGKARICIVGGYDDFQEEGSFEFGNMKATSNTLEEFEHGRTPAEMSRPATTTRNGFMEAQGAGIQIIMQADLALKMGVPIYGIVAMAATATDKIGRSVPAPGKGILTTAREHHSSVKYASPNLNMKYRKRQLVTREAQIKDWVENELEALKLEAEEIPSEDQNEFLLERTREIHNEAENQLRAAQQQWGNDFFKRDPRIAPLRGALATYGLTIDDLGVASFHGTSTKANDKNESATINEMMKHLGRSEGNPVIGVFQKFLTGHPKGAAGAWMMNGALQILNSGIIPGNRNADNVDKILEQFEYVLYPSKTLKTDGVRAVSITSFGFGQKGGQAIVVHPDYLYATITEDRYNEYVAKVNAREKSAYKFFHNGMIYNKLFVSKEHAPYTDDLEERVYLDPLARVSTDKKSGSLIFTSKNIQNKESYINANTIETAKMIENMTKEKVSDGGVGVDVELITSINVENDTFIQRNFTAQEIDYCNAQPSVQSSFAGTWSAKEAVFKSLGVKSLGGGAALKDIEIVRVNKNGPAVELHGNAKKVADQAGITDVKVSISHDDLQAVAVAISTKK
- the SSO1 gene encoding syntaxin (similar to Saccharomyces cerevisiae SSO2 (YMR183C) and SSO1 (YPL232W); ancestral locus Anc_6.258), translated to MSYNNPYQLETPFEESYELDEGSSAVGADGHDFVGFMNKIGQINRDLDKYDHTINQIDSLHKRLLTEVNEEQASHLRHSLDNFVAQAADLQFKLKNEIKSAQRDGIHDTNKQAQAENSRQRFLKLIQDYRIVDSNYKEENKEQAKRQYMIIQPEATEDEVEAAISDVGGQQIFSQALLNANRRGEAKTALAEVQARHQELLKLEKSMAELTQLFNDMEELVIEQQENVDVIDKNVEDAQLDVEQGVAHTDKAVKSARRARKNKIRCWLIVFAIIVVVVIVVVVPAVVKTR